The following are encoded together in the Cervus elaphus chromosome 23, mCerEla1.1, whole genome shotgun sequence genome:
- the ACBD5 gene encoding acyl-CoA-binding domain-containing protein 5 isoform X3, with protein sequence MADTRSVHETRFEAAVKVIQSLPKNGSFQPTNEMMLKFYSFYKQATEGPCKLSKPGFWDPVGRYKWDAWSSLGDMTKEEAMIAYVEEMKKILETMPMTEKVEELLHVIGPFYEIVEDKKSGRSSDLTSVRLEKISKCLEDLGNVLASTPNAKTVNGKAESSDSGAESEEEEAQEDTKGPEQRDSDKKMMKKSADHKNLEIIVANGYDKDSFVQGVQNSIHASPSLNGRCTEEVKSVDENLEQTGKTVVCVHQDVNDDHVEDISGIQHLTSDSDSEVYCDSMEQFGQEESLDGFISNNGPFSYYLGGNPSQPLESSGFPEDVQVLPGDGSTGDMQVAAVEGKGEVKRGGEDGGSNSGAPHREKRAGESEEFSNIRRGRGHRMQHLSEGSKGRQVGSGGDGERWGSDRGSRGSLNEQIALVLMRLQEDMQNVLQRLHKLEMLAASQRPSWWPFEMSPGALTFAIIWPFIAQWLVHLYYQRRRRKLN encoded by the exons GTTCATTCCAGCCAAcaaatgaaatgatgctcaagTTCTATAGCTTCTATAAGCAGGCAACTGAAGGACCTTGTAAACTGTCAAAGCCTGGCTTCTGGGATCCTGTTGGAAGATACAAATG GGATGCATGGAGTTCTCTGGGTGATATGACCAAAGAGGAAGCCATGATTGCTTAtgttgaagaaatgaaaaag ATTCTCGAAACTATGCCGATGACTGAAAAAGTTGAAGAATTGCTACATGTCATTGGTCCATTTTATGAAATTGTAGAAGACAAGAAAAGTGGCAGAAGTTCTGATTTAACCTCAG TCCGACTGGAGAAAATCTCTAAATGCTTAGAAG ATCTTGGTAATGTTCTAGCTTCTACTCCAAATGCCAAAACTGTTAATGGTAAAGCTGAAAGCAGTGATAGTGGAGCTGAATCTGAGGAAGAAGAGGCCCAAGAAGACACGAAAGGACCAGAACAACGTGATAGCG ataagaaaatgaTGAAGAAATCTGCAGACCATAAGAATTTGGAAATCATTGTCGCTAATGGCTATGATAAAGACAGCTTTGTGCAGGGCGTACAGAACAGCATTCATGCCAGTCCTTCCCTGAATGGCCGATGCACTGAGGAAGTAAAATCTGTAGATGAAAACTTGGAGCAGACTGGAAAAACTGTTGTCTGCGTTCACCAAG atGTAAATGATGATCATGTTGAAGATATTTCAGGAATTCAGCATTTGACAAGTGATTCAGACAGTGAAGTTTACTGTGATTCCATGGAGCAATTTGGGCAAGAAGag TCTTTAGACGGCTTTATATCAAACAACGGACCATTTTCCTATTACTTGGGTGGTAATCCCAGTCAACCGTTGGAAAGTTCTGGCTTTCCTGAAGATGTTCAAGTACTTCCTGGGGACGGCAGCACTGGGGACATGCAGGTAGCAGCAGTTGAAGGCAAAGGTGAAGTAAAGCGCGGGGGAGAGGACGGCGGGAGTAACAGTGGCGCCCCGCACCGCGAGAAACGGGCTGGAGAAAGTGAGGAATTCTCTAACATTAGGAGAGGGAGAG GGCACAGGATGCAGCATTTGAGCGAAGGAAGCAAGGGTCGGCAAGTgggaagtggaggtgatggggaaCGCTGGGGTTCGGACAGAGGCTCCAGGGGCAGCCTGAACGAGCAGATCGCGCTTGTGCTCATGCGCCTGCAGGAGGACATGCAGAACGTCCTCCAGAGACTCCACAAACTGGAGATGCTGGCGGCATCACAG agaCCATCTTGGTGGCCCTTCGAGATGTCTCCTGGTGCATTAACCTTCGCTATCATATGGCCTTTTATTGCCCAGTGGTTGGTGCATTTATATTACCAAAGAAGGAGAAG
- the ACBD5 gene encoding acyl-CoA-binding domain-containing protein 5 isoform X1: MADTRSVHETRFEAAVKVIQSLPKNGSFQPTNEMMLKFYSFYKQATEGPCKLSKPGFWDPVGRYKWDAWSSLGDMTKEEAMIAYVEEMKKILETMPMTEKVEELLHVIGPFYEIVEDKKSGRSSDLTSVRLEKISKCLEDLGNVLASTPNAKTVNGKAESSDSGAESEEEEAQEDTKGPEQRDSDKKMMKKSADHKNLEIIVANGYDKDSFVQGVQNSIHASPSLNGRCTEEVKSVDENLEQTGKTVVCVHQDVNDDHVEDISGIQHLTSDSDSEVYCDSMEQFGQEESLDGFISNNGPFSYYLGGNPSQPLESSGFPEDVQVLPGDGSTGDMQVAAVEGKGEVKRGGEDGGSNSGAPHREKRAGESEEFSNIRRGRGHRMQHLSEGSKGRQVGSGGDGERWGSDRGSRGSLNEQIALVLMRLQEDMQNVLQRLHKLEMLAASQAKSSALQISNQPTSPRPSWWPFEMSPGALTFAIIWPFIAQWLVHLYYQRRRRKLN; this comes from the exons GTTCATTCCAGCCAAcaaatgaaatgatgctcaagTTCTATAGCTTCTATAAGCAGGCAACTGAAGGACCTTGTAAACTGTCAAAGCCTGGCTTCTGGGATCCTGTTGGAAGATACAAATG GGATGCATGGAGTTCTCTGGGTGATATGACCAAAGAGGAAGCCATGATTGCTTAtgttgaagaaatgaaaaag ATTCTCGAAACTATGCCGATGACTGAAAAAGTTGAAGAATTGCTACATGTCATTGGTCCATTTTATGAAATTGTAGAAGACAAGAAAAGTGGCAGAAGTTCTGATTTAACCTCAG TCCGACTGGAGAAAATCTCTAAATGCTTAGAAG ATCTTGGTAATGTTCTAGCTTCTACTCCAAATGCCAAAACTGTTAATGGTAAAGCTGAAAGCAGTGATAGTGGAGCTGAATCTGAGGAAGAAGAGGCCCAAGAAGACACGAAAGGACCAGAACAACGTGATAGCG ataagaaaatgaTGAAGAAATCTGCAGACCATAAGAATTTGGAAATCATTGTCGCTAATGGCTATGATAAAGACAGCTTTGTGCAGGGCGTACAGAACAGCATTCATGCCAGTCCTTCCCTGAATGGCCGATGCACTGAGGAAGTAAAATCTGTAGATGAAAACTTGGAGCAGACTGGAAAAACTGTTGTCTGCGTTCACCAAG atGTAAATGATGATCATGTTGAAGATATTTCAGGAATTCAGCATTTGACAAGTGATTCAGACAGTGAAGTTTACTGTGATTCCATGGAGCAATTTGGGCAAGAAGag TCTTTAGACGGCTTTATATCAAACAACGGACCATTTTCCTATTACTTGGGTGGTAATCCCAGTCAACCGTTGGAAAGTTCTGGCTTTCCTGAAGATGTTCAAGTACTTCCTGGGGACGGCAGCACTGGGGACATGCAGGTAGCAGCAGTTGAAGGCAAAGGTGAAGTAAAGCGCGGGGGAGAGGACGGCGGGAGTAACAGTGGCGCCCCGCACCGCGAGAAACGGGCTGGAGAAAGTGAGGAATTCTCTAACATTAGGAGAGGGAGAG GGCACAGGATGCAGCATTTGAGCGAAGGAAGCAAGGGTCGGCAAGTgggaagtggaggtgatggggaaCGCTGGGGTTCGGACAGAGGCTCCAGGGGCAGCCTGAACGAGCAGATCGCGCTTGTGCTCATGCGCCTGCAGGAGGACATGCAGAACGTCCTCCAGAGACTCCACAAACTGGAGATGCTGGCGGCATCACAG GCAAAATCATCAGCATTACAGATCAGTAATCAGCCCACTTCACCA agaCCATCTTGGTGGCCCTTCGAGATGTCTCCTGGTGCATTAACCTTCGCTATCATATGGCCTTTTATTGCCCAGTGGTTGGTGCATTTATATTACCAAAGAAGGAGAAG
- the ACBD5 gene encoding acyl-CoA-binding domain-containing protein 5 isoform X2, which produces MADTRSVHETRFEAAVKVIQSLPKNGSFQPTNEMMLKFYSFYKQATEGPCKLSKPGFWDPVGRYKWDAWSSLGDMTKEEAMIAYVEEMKKILETMPMTEKVEELLHVIGPFYEIVEDKKSGRSSDLTSDLGNVLASTPNAKTVNGKAESSDSGAESEEEEAQEDTKGPEQRDSDKKMMKKSADHKNLEIIVANGYDKDSFVQGVQNSIHASPSLNGRCTEEVKSVDENLEQTGKTVVCVHQDVNDDHVEDISGIQHLTSDSDSEVYCDSMEQFGQEESLDGFISNNGPFSYYLGGNPSQPLESSGFPEDVQVLPGDGSTGDMQVAAVEGKGEVKRGGEDGGSNSGAPHREKRAGESEEFSNIRRGRGHRMQHLSEGSKGRQVGSGGDGERWGSDRGSRGSLNEQIALVLMRLQEDMQNVLQRLHKLEMLAASQAKSSALQISNQPTSPRPSWWPFEMSPGALTFAIIWPFIAQWLVHLYYQRRRRKLN; this is translated from the exons GTTCATTCCAGCCAAcaaatgaaatgatgctcaagTTCTATAGCTTCTATAAGCAGGCAACTGAAGGACCTTGTAAACTGTCAAAGCCTGGCTTCTGGGATCCTGTTGGAAGATACAAATG GGATGCATGGAGTTCTCTGGGTGATATGACCAAAGAGGAAGCCATGATTGCTTAtgttgaagaaatgaaaaag ATTCTCGAAACTATGCCGATGACTGAAAAAGTTGAAGAATTGCTACATGTCATTGGTCCATTTTATGAAATTGTAGAAGACAAGAAAAGTGGCAGAAGTTCTGATTTAACCTCAG ATCTTGGTAATGTTCTAGCTTCTACTCCAAATGCCAAAACTGTTAATGGTAAAGCTGAAAGCAGTGATAGTGGAGCTGAATCTGAGGAAGAAGAGGCCCAAGAAGACACGAAAGGACCAGAACAACGTGATAGCG ataagaaaatgaTGAAGAAATCTGCAGACCATAAGAATTTGGAAATCATTGTCGCTAATGGCTATGATAAAGACAGCTTTGTGCAGGGCGTACAGAACAGCATTCATGCCAGTCCTTCCCTGAATGGCCGATGCACTGAGGAAGTAAAATCTGTAGATGAAAACTTGGAGCAGACTGGAAAAACTGTTGTCTGCGTTCACCAAG atGTAAATGATGATCATGTTGAAGATATTTCAGGAATTCAGCATTTGACAAGTGATTCAGACAGTGAAGTTTACTGTGATTCCATGGAGCAATTTGGGCAAGAAGag TCTTTAGACGGCTTTATATCAAACAACGGACCATTTTCCTATTACTTGGGTGGTAATCCCAGTCAACCGTTGGAAAGTTCTGGCTTTCCTGAAGATGTTCAAGTACTTCCTGGGGACGGCAGCACTGGGGACATGCAGGTAGCAGCAGTTGAAGGCAAAGGTGAAGTAAAGCGCGGGGGAGAGGACGGCGGGAGTAACAGTGGCGCCCCGCACCGCGAGAAACGGGCTGGAGAAAGTGAGGAATTCTCTAACATTAGGAGAGGGAGAG GGCACAGGATGCAGCATTTGAGCGAAGGAAGCAAGGGTCGGCAAGTgggaagtggaggtgatggggaaCGCTGGGGTTCGGACAGAGGCTCCAGGGGCAGCCTGAACGAGCAGATCGCGCTTGTGCTCATGCGCCTGCAGGAGGACATGCAGAACGTCCTCCAGAGACTCCACAAACTGGAGATGCTGGCGGCATCACAG GCAAAATCATCAGCATTACAGATCAGTAATCAGCCCACTTCACCA agaCCATCTTGGTGGCCCTTCGAGATGTCTCCTGGTGCATTAACCTTCGCTATCATATGGCCTTTTATTGCCCAGTGGTTGGTGCATTTATATTACCAAAGAAGGAGAAG